A stretch of Acipenser ruthenus chromosome 1, fAciRut3.2 maternal haplotype, whole genome shotgun sequence DNA encodes these proteins:
- the LOC117420619 gene encoding G-protein coupled receptor 26, with amino-acid sequence MDLAEILFALFIVVVMVVSLLSNLLVLLCFIYSTEIRKQVAGIFIMNLSFCNLLITVLNMPSTLLGIVKNQQPFGEFICQAVSFLDTFLTTNTMLSMAALSIDKWIAVVFPLSYSTKMRYKDAVIMMGYSWIHSLTFSLVSLLFSWVGYNHIYASCTLYLKEEREKRKFTVLTIVFHATSFMLSLLILCFTYLKVLKVARFHCKRIDIITMQTLLLLVDIHPSVKQRCLVEQKRRRQRATKKISIFIGSFIICFAPYVITRLIELLPFVTINYHWGIISKCLTYSKAASDPFVYSLLCQQYKKVLINIINRMLKRDLYPSSGHNSSLDTENDYCFQRGN; translated from the exons ATGGACTTGGCAGAAATTCTCTTTGCGCTGTTCATTGTCGTTGTCATGGTTGTATCCTTGTTATCGAACTTACTGGTCCTCCTATGTTTTATCTACAGCACCGAAATCCGCAAACAAGTGGCAGGTATTTTTATTATGAACTTATCATTTTGCAATTTACTTATTACTGTTTTGAACATGCCATCCACCTTGCTAGGGATTGTCAAAAACCAACAGCCCTTTGGCGAGTTCATCTGCCAAGCGGTAAGCTTTCTGGATACTTTTTTGACTACAAACACTATGCTAAGCATGGCAGCGTTGAGTATAGACAAATGGATTGCTGTGGTGTTTCCCCTGAGCTATTCCACCAAAATGAGATACAAGGACGCAGTGATCATGATGGGCTACTCGTGGATCCACTCCCTTACCTTCTCCCTCGTCTCCCTGCTTTTTTCTTGGGTTGGCTACAACCACATTTATGCATCCTGCACCTTATATTTAAAAGaagaaagagaaaagagaaaGTTTACTGTACTCACCATCGTTTTCCATGCTACCAGTTTCATGCTTTCTCTTCTAATATTGTGCTTCACGTACTTAAAGGTTTTAAAGGTAGCACGATTTCATTGCAAGAGGATAGACATCATTACCATGCAGACTCTGCTTTTGCTGGTTGATATTCACCCAAG tgttaAACAGCGATGTCTTGTGGAACAAAAAAGGAGAAGACAGCGGGCGACAAAAAAGATCAGCATCTTTATCGGTTCTTTTATTATCTGCTTCGCCCCTTACGTTATCACGAG GTTAATAGAACTTCTTCCATTTGTAACAATTAACTACCACTGGGGAATTATAAGTAAGTGCCTCACATACAGCAAGGCAGCATCAGACCCCTTTGTGTATTCCCTGCTGTGTCAACAGTACAAGAAGGTCTTGATCAACATCATCAACAGGATGCTTAAAAGGGATTTGTATCCTTCATCGGGTCATAACAGCTCTTTAGACACTGAGAATGACTACTGCTTCCAGCGAGGGAACTGA